Proteins from a genomic interval of Dama dama isolate Ldn47 chromosome 1, ASM3311817v1, whole genome shotgun sequence:
- the LOC133054079 gene encoding olfactory receptor 51J1-like — MRNSSSTLEFLPTRFILVGIPGLEAEHIWISIPFCLMYMIIFLGNGTILHVIRTDTALHQPMYLFLAMLALAEVGVSASTLPTVLGVFLFGITEISFNACLLQMFSIHSFSIMESAVLLSMSVDRFVAIYNPLRYTAILTIPRIFGMAACIGLKSIVLMAPLTILLRRLTFCGHNILSHSYCLHPNLIHLPCGDATVNNIYGLFIITSTFGLDSLLIVVSYGFILHTVLSIATGEGRRKALSTCGSHVCAVFSYYVPMLGLSMVHRLGHHVSPLLHAMMANAYLFLPPVVNPIVYSIKTKEIRRGISWMLSEKKARV; from the coding sequence ATGAGGAACTCCAGTAGTACTCTGGAGTTCCTACCTACAAGGTTCATTCTGGTTGGCATCCCAGGACTGGAGGCAGAGCACATCTGGATATCCATCCCCTTCTGCTTGATGTACATGATCATCTTCCTTGGGAACGGCACCATTCTTCATGTCATCAGGACAGACACTGCTCTACACCAGCCCATGTACCTTTTCCTTGCCATGCTGGCACTGGCGGAAGTCGGTGTCTCTGCATCCACTCTGCCTACAGTGCTAggagttttcctttttggtaTCACCGAAATTAGTTTCAATGCATGCCTTCTCCAGATGTTCTCCATCCATTCTTTCTCCATTATGGAGTCTGCTGTGTTGCTCTCCATGTCTGTGGACCGATTTGTGGCCATCTACAACCCACTGCGCTATACAGCCATCCTAACCATACCCCGCATTTTTGGCATGGCAGCCTGTATTGGGCTGAAAAGCATTGTGCTCATGGCCCCATTGACCATTCTCCTAAGGCGCCTGACCTTCTGTGGCCATAATATCCTCTCCCATTCCTATTGTCTTCACCCCAACCTTATCCATCTACCTTGTGGGGATGCTACTGTCAACAATATCTACGGGCTTTTCATCATTACTTCCACTTTTGGGCTTGATTCACTCCTCATTGTGGTCTCCTATGGGTTCATACTCCACACTGTACTAAGCATTGCCACTGGGGAGGGACGGAGGAAAGCACTCAGCACATGTGGTTCACACGTCTGTGCTGTATTCTCTTACTATGTGCCTATGCTTGGCTTGTCTATGGTGCACCGTCTGGGACATCATGTGTCCCCTTTGCTCCATGCTATGATGGCCAATGCTTACCTCTTCTTACCACCTGTTGTCAATCCCATTGTCTACAGCATTAAGACCAAGGAAATCCGTCGTGGCATTTCCTGGATGTTATCAGAGAAGAAAGCCAGAGTTTAG